One window of Theropithecus gelada isolate Dixy chromosome 4, Tgel_1.0, whole genome shotgun sequence genomic DNA carries:
- the PGM3 gene encoding phosphoacetylglucosamine mutase isoform X1, whose translation MDLGAITKYSALHAKPNGLILQYGTAGFRTKAEHLDHVMFRMGLLAVLRSKQTKSTIGVMVTASHNPEEDNGVKLVDPLGEMLAPSWEEHATCLANAEEQDMQRVLIDISEKEAVNLQQDAFVVIGRDTRPSSEKLSQSVIDGVTVLGGQFHDYGLLTTPQLHYMVYCRNTGGRYGKATIEGYYQKLSKAFVELTKQASCSGDEYRSLKVDCANGIGALKLREMEHYFSQGLSVQLFNDGSKGKLNHLCGADFVKSHQKPPQGMEIKSNERCCSFDGDADRIVYYYHDADGHFHLIDGDKIATLISSFLKELLVEIGESLNIGVVQTAYANGSSTRYLEEVMKVPVYCTKTGVKHLHHKAQEFDIGVYFEANGHGTALFSTAVEMKIKQSAEQLEDKKRKAAKMLENIIDLFNQAAGDAISDMLVIEAILALKGLTVQQWDALYTDLPNRQLKVQVADRRVISTTNAERQAVTPPGLQEAINDLVKKYKLSRAFVRPSGTEDVVRVYAEADSQESADHLAHEVSLAVFQLAGGIGERPQPGYKAAETTHNINNAFGPGTADEHTVPKQCCDGSRSFAKETRAFRMRSAVASHRKLIMIN comes from the exons ATGGATTTAGGTGCTATTACAAAATACTCAGCATTACATGCCAAGCCCAATGGACTGATTCTTCAATACGGGACTGCTGGATTTCGAACGAAGGCAGAACATCTTGATCATGTCATGTTTCGCATGGGATTATTAGCTGTCCTGAggtcaaaacagacaaaatccacTATAGGAGTCATGGTAACAGCGTCCCACAATCCTGAG gaagACAATGGTGTAAAATTGGTTGATCCTTTGGGTGAAATGTTGGCACCATCCTGGGAGGAACATGCCACCTGTTTAGCAAACGCTGAGGAACAAGATATGCAGAGAGTGCTTATTGACATCAGCGAGAAAGAAGCTGTGAATCTGCAACAAGATGCCTTTGTAGTTATTGGTAGAGATACCAG gCCCAGCAGTGAGAAACTTTCACAATCCGTAATAGATGGTGTGACTGTTCTGGGAGGTCAATTCCATG ATTATGGCTTGTTAACAACACCCCAGCTGCACTACATGGTGTACTGTCGAAACACGGGTGGCCGATATGGAAAGGCAACTATAGAAGGTTACTACCAGAAACTCTCTAAGGCTTTTGTGGAACTCACCAAACAG GCTTCCTGCAGTGGAGATGAATACAGATCACTTAAGGTCGACTGTGCAAATGGCATAGGGGCCCTGAAGCTAAGGGAAATGGAACACTACTTCTCACAGGGCTTGTCAGTTCAGCTGTTTAATGATGGGTCCAAGGGGAAACTCAATCATTTATGTGGAGCTGACTTTGTGAAAAGTCATCAGAAACCTCCACAGG GAATGGAAATTAAGTCCAATGAAAGATGCTGTTCTTTTGATGGAGATGCAGACAGAATTGTTTATTACTACCATGATGCAGATGGCCACTTTCATCTCATAGATGGAGACAAGATAGCAACGTTAATTAGCAGTTTCCTTAAAGAGCTCCTGGTGGAG ATTGGAGAAAGTTTGAATATTGGTGTTGTACAAACTGCATATGCAAATGGAAGTTCAACACGGTATCTTGAAGAAGTTATGAAG GTACCTGTCTATTGCACTAAGACTGGTGTAAAACATTTGCACCACAAGGCTCAAGAGTTTGACATTGGagtttattttgaagcaaatggGCATGGCACT GCACTGTTTAGTACAGCTGTTGAAATGAAGATAAAACAATCAGCAGAACAACtggaagataagaaaagaaaagctgctaAGATGCTTGAAAACATTATTGACTTGTTTAACCAG GCAGCTGGTGATGCTATTTCTGACATGCTGGTGATTGAGGCAATCTTGGCTCTGAAGGGCTTGACTGTGCAACAGTGGGATGCTCTCTATACAGATCTTCCAAACAGACAACTTAAAGTTCAG GTTGCAGACAGGAGAGTTATTAGCACTACCAATGCCGAAAGACAAGCAGTTACACCCCCAGGATTACAGGAGGCAATCAATGACCTGGTGAAGAAGTACAAGCTTTCCCGAGCTTTTGTCCGGCCCTCTGGTACAGAAGATGTCGTCCGAGTATATGCAGAAGCAGACTCACAA GAAAGTGCAGATCACCTTGCACATGAAGTGAGCTTGGCAGTATTTCAGCTGGCTGGAGGAATTGGAGAAAGACCCCAACCAG GTTATAAAGCAGCAGAGACAACACACAACATCAATAATGCATTTGGTCCAGGAACTGCTGACGAACATACAGTGCCGAAACAGTGCTGTgatggttcaagaagttttgcaaaggagactAGAGCCTTCAGGatgaggagtgcagtggccagccATCGGAAATTGATAATGATCAATTGA
- the PGM3 gene encoding phosphoacetylglucosamine mutase isoform X2, whose protein sequence is MLAPSWEEHATCLANAEEQDMQRVLIDISEKEAVNLQQDAFVVIGRDTRPSSEKLSQSVIDGVTVLGGQFHDYGLLTTPQLHYMVYCRNTGGRYGKATIEGYYQKLSKAFVELTKQASCSGDEYRSLKVDCANGIGALKLREMEHYFSQGLSVQLFNDGSKGKLNHLCGADFVKSHQKPPQGMEIKSNERCCSFDGDADRIVYYYHDADGHFHLIDGDKIATLISSFLKELLVEIGESLNIGVVQTAYANGSSTRYLEEVMKVPVYCTKTGVKHLHHKAQEFDIGVYFEANGHGTALFSTAVEMKIKQSAEQLEDKKRKAAKMLENIIDLFNQAAGDAISDMLVIEAILALKGLTVQQWDALYTDLPNRQLKVQVADRRVISTTNAERQAVTPPGLQEAINDLVKKYKLSRAFVRPSGTEDVVRVYAEADSQVRKCRSPCT, encoded by the exons ATGTTGGCACCATCCTGGGAGGAACATGCCACCTGTTTAGCAAACGCTGAGGAACAAGATATGCAGAGAGTGCTTATTGACATCAGCGAGAAAGAAGCTGTGAATCTGCAACAAGATGCCTTTGTAGTTATTGGTAGAGATACCAG gCCCAGCAGTGAGAAACTTTCACAATCCGTAATAGATGGTGTGACTGTTCTGGGAGGTCAATTCCATG ATTATGGCTTGTTAACAACACCCCAGCTGCACTACATGGTGTACTGTCGAAACACGGGTGGCCGATATGGAAAGGCAACTATAGAAGGTTACTACCAGAAACTCTCTAAGGCTTTTGTGGAACTCACCAAACAG GCTTCCTGCAGTGGAGATGAATACAGATCACTTAAGGTCGACTGTGCAAATGGCATAGGGGCCCTGAAGCTAAGGGAAATGGAACACTACTTCTCACAGGGCTTGTCAGTTCAGCTGTTTAATGATGGGTCCAAGGGGAAACTCAATCATTTATGTGGAGCTGACTTTGTGAAAAGTCATCAGAAACCTCCACAGG GAATGGAAATTAAGTCCAATGAAAGATGCTGTTCTTTTGATGGAGATGCAGACAGAATTGTTTATTACTACCATGATGCAGATGGCCACTTTCATCTCATAGATGGAGACAAGATAGCAACGTTAATTAGCAGTTTCCTTAAAGAGCTCCTGGTGGAG ATTGGAGAAAGTTTGAATATTGGTGTTGTACAAACTGCATATGCAAATGGAAGTTCAACACGGTATCTTGAAGAAGTTATGAAG GTACCTGTCTATTGCACTAAGACTGGTGTAAAACATTTGCACCACAAGGCTCAAGAGTTTGACATTGGagtttattttgaagcaaatggGCATGGCACT GCACTGTTTAGTACAGCTGTTGAAATGAAGATAAAACAATCAGCAGAACAACtggaagataagaaaagaaaagctgctaAGATGCTTGAAAACATTATTGACTTGTTTAACCAG GCAGCTGGTGATGCTATTTCTGACATGCTGGTGATTGAGGCAATCTTGGCTCTGAAGGGCTTGACTGTGCAACAGTGGGATGCTCTCTATACAGATCTTCCAAACAGACAACTTAAAGTTCAG GTTGCAGACAGGAGAGTTATTAGCACTACCAATGCCGAAAGACAAGCAGTTACACCCCCAGGATTACAGGAGGCAATCAATGACCTGGTGAAGAAGTACAAGCTTTCCCGAGCTTTTGTCCGGCCCTCTGGTACAGAAGATGTCGTCCGAGTATATGCAGAAGCAGACTCACAAGTAA GAAAGTGCAGATCACCTTGCACATGA